One window of Ostrinia nubilalis chromosome W unlocalized genomic scaffold, ilOstNubi1.1 SUPER_W_unloc_1, whole genome shotgun sequence genomic DNA carries:
- the LOC135087370 gene encoding uncharacterized protein LOC135087370: MSQKTCCVPGCLVTKGDGVPLHRFPDPEKNAEKFNTWIANIGGDLATLDATTIYNNRRVCRNHFEDVYKYPKNRLSQLAMPVLHLPGVQAQRLKEIDHISGKFDLPNFGDSPMNTELSVNPVIEEDQPQSLVGVNVTGEAPLKQTLGDTQDNVEQSREAQNVNKTNKKAKNKTKKSKGPRLTFLQMKQYKRALKQLQRCEDEKKKLKCKYVAAKKLMKTTAFQIMCKNLSPSAKLFCQMQVTQSGKKKQGRRFTIDEKILALSLYKPSPKAYRLLGTKCIMPSRKTLQNLLRKINLRPGINEIIFENLKNRVSKMPENHKYCSLLFDEMAIGPGVSFNKTEDKLSGFVDNGTSTEKDFCDHVLVFMVRGIFKKYKQHLAYYFCSGSTKTLVLKEQIEKLIIKLQETGLKVVATVCDQGTSNVAAINALIKQTKESYLRKNEINLEGTFEIGNAQIFPIYDPPHLIKGIRNNLITKNLKYSLHGKERTAKWSHIVALYNKSPAYQGVKLVPKLTAQHVMPDLIPKMRVKNCTQVFSKSVGAALGFMAELGAIEKEATDTADLLMLFDDIFDSVNGSYSNIKGGKIYRAAVTPTSPHHKLWNESLKVLKSMKFENAQNKGVVPSLSSWIKTIENFKNLAKFLQTKGITSLLLRNINQDPLENFFGSVRAHGCSNIMPTASAFESAFKTLLINNISSPHSVGANCEKDDSFCLTTLKKYLSIEKKDNGPTDCENEIDSAHICMTLLNTEDLLKSTLPIHMVKSAAIGYCSGWIAQQAKKNIFKNCKICLKALETEVPESFHKFIKIKEFENKQWLCYPTRALFDFFAQVEQVCHEILNTDCNRKNILTYLRLIVNVNINLVFITCSQHEENLKKFLINKSTMFFINNWCKEINNVLTGKTHLMDTNNLIIKKALRHYTKNKGRKRNTKTNVIVSV; the protein is encoded by the exons ATGTCTCAGAAGACATGCTGTGTACCTGGCTGTTTAGTAACGAAGGGTGATG GTGTTCCACTGCATCGCTTTCCTGACCCGGAAAAAAATGCAGAAAAGTTTAACACCTGGATTGCAAATATTGGTGGCGATCTAGCTACATTGGATGCAACaacaatttataataatagacgTGTATGTCGTAATCATTTCGAGGACGTTTATAAATATCCTAAGAACCGACTCAGTCAATTGGCAATGCCAGTACTGCATTTAccag GTGTGCAAGCACAAAGGCTTAAAGAAATTGATCATATTTCTGGAAAATTTGATTTGCCAAATTTTGGTGATTCTCCAATGAATACAGAGCTGTCTGTTAACCCTGTAATAGAAG agGACCAACCACAATCTCTTGTCGGAGTTAATGTCACTGGAGAAGCTCCTCTCAAACAGACTCTTGGTGACACACAAGACAATGTAGAGCAGTCCAGAGAAGCTCAAAATGTTAACAAAACTAACAAGAAggcaaaaaataaaaccaaaaaatcCAAAG GGCCTCGCCTAACATTCCTGCAAATGAAGCAATATAAGCGTGCTTTGAAGCAGTTACAGAGATGTGAAGATGAGAAAAAGAAGTTGAAATGCAAATACGTAGCTGCCAAAAAACTCATGAAAACGACAGCATTTCAAATAATGTGCAAGAATTTGTCACCGTCAGCAAAACTATTTTGCCAAATGCAAGTTACCCAAAGCGGGAAAAAAAAGCAAGGAAGGCGTTTtacaattgacgaaaaaatttTGGCATTATCTCTTTATAAACCTTCGCCAAAGGCATATCGACTATTAGGCACGAAGTGTATTATGCCGAGCAGAAAAACGCTGCAAAATTTACtgcgcaaaattaatttgagacctggaattaatgaaattatttttgaaaatttaaaaaacaggGTTTCTAAGATGCCTGAAAACCATAAATATTGCTCTCTGTTGTTTGACGAAATGGCGATTGGACCAGGTGTTTCCTTTAACAAAACAGAAGACAAATTATCTGGATTTGTTGACAATGGCACAAGCACTGAAAAAGATTTTTGCGACCATGTGCTAGTTTTTATGGTGCgaggtatatttaaaaaatataaacagcACTTGGCCTACTATTTTTGCAGTGGAAGCACGAAAACGTTAGTATTAAAAGAGcaaattgaaaaattaataattaaactcCAAGAGACTGGCTTAAAAGTCGTGGCCACAGTGTGTGACCAAGGCACTTCAAATGTGGCAGCCATCAATGCCCTAATTAAACAAACTAAAGAAAGTTATTTgagaaaaaatgaaattaatttagaggGGACATTTGAAATTGGAAATGCTCAAATTTTTCCCATATATGACCCACCACACTTAATCAAGGGTATTAGGaacaatttaataacaaaaaacctAAAATACTCTTTGCATGGGAAAGAACGCACTGCGAAATGGAGCCATATTGTGGCATTATATAATAAGTCACCTGCATATCAAGGCGTAAAATTAGTACCAAAATTAACGGCTCAACATGTTATGCCCGACTTGATACCTAAAATGCGGGTGAAGAATTGCACTCAGGTCTTCAGTAAATCTGTTGGAGCAGCACTTGGATTTATGGCAG AACTTGGAGCTATTGAAAAAGAAGCGACGGATACTGCTGACCTTTTGATGCTTTTCGACGACATTTTTGACAGCGTGAATGGGAGTTACAGCAATATAAAAGGCGGCAAAATTTATAGAGCAGCTGTAACTCCCACATCACCACACCACAAGTTGTGGAACGAAagtttaaaagttttaaaaagtatgaaattcGAAAATGCTCAAAATAAAGGTGTAGTGCCTTCTCTATCCAGCTGGATAAAAACGATAGAGAACTTTAAAAACTTAGCAAAATTTCTGCAAACAAAAGGAATAACGTCTCTATTGCTGCGAAACATAAACCAAGATCCATTAGAGAATTTCTTTGGCTCAGTACGTGCACATGGTTGCAGTAATATTATGCCAACGGCCTCTGCATTTGAGAGTGCCTTCAAAACTTTGTTAATCAATAATATTTCGTCTCCACACTCAGTTGGCGCAAATTGTGAAAAAGATGACAGTTTTTGTCTCaccacgttaaaaaaatatttgtcaatTGAAAAAAAAGACAATGGCCCAACTGACTGTGAAAACGAAATTGACAGTGCCCACATATGTATGACACTCTTAAATACAGAGGATTTATTAAAAAGCACACTGCCAATACACATGGTAAAGAGCGCAGCAATAGGATATTGCAGTGGTTGGATAGCACAACAagcaaagaaaaatatttttaaaaattgtaaaatttGCCTCAAAGCCTTAGAAACAGAGGTTCCAGaaagttttcataaatttataaaaattaaagaatttgAAAACAAACAATGGCTGTGCTATCCAACTCGTGCACTTTTTGATTTTTTCGCTCAAGTGGAACAGGTTTGCCATGAAATTTTAAACACAGATTGTAATCGAAAAAATATACTCACATATTTAAGACTAATCgtaaatgtaaatataaatcTTGTATTTATAACTTGTTCACAACACGAAGaaaacctaaaaaaatttttgattaataaaagtacaatgtttttcataaataattgGTGCAAGGAGATAAATAATGTCCTCACAGGAAAAACACATTTGATGgatacaaataatttaattattaaaaaagctCTCCGTCACTACACCAAAAACAAAGGCCGAAAACGTAATACAAAAACGAATGTAATAGTTAGTGTTTAG